In Sphaeramia orbicularis chromosome 12, fSphaOr1.1, whole genome shotgun sequence, the following proteins share a genomic window:
- the cfap53 gene encoding cilia- and flagella-associated protein 53, whose product MLVSQRSAKCRELKGPTPHSVAVRAKFPLSRPLDYLTLERQKQEFAREKFLGFSKYQQTWDIKNSWLKTTDRRYLKETVERQVKAAIKQYNLSIDERRERLRMMLEAEEQQYLKEIEEKKETTLEKQVKMRERARALRERRESERQQIVSDKLEQLFREQCEEIRAVETKRRQEEVFAERAAQVRFNQELQQQQQEEEHLFAELFEADRQAKEHRENQRVQKQQQKDMEQLSYLRAQMESAKEQRQQAKQLKEEEAQLLLEEREMLRLQKEEMQQQKIQVQQMRRRQLDQGFRMKMKRLAREQQEELAVDMSILQQVLKEETDERQEAAQRKIELRDEQQRYRQYLAEELEKQRQQEAEREQLIEENLKETWAKREKQNQIHREARRRLMRDVIEAQNLQIQRKLDLKMQKKDQLSKEKEELDRAIEEIKLMNEEEKRRHKQICQAYQADLRAQMMHQEQLRREEIAQEEREYQHGLVMQEQYNRMKENILSRPRSHTTVSQPQRRQEGSKSATTHRQNLG is encoded by the exons ATGCTGGTCAGTCAAAGATCTGCTAAATGTCGGGAGTTAAAGGGACCAACTCCTCATTCGGTTGCTGTG AGGGCCAAGTTTCCCTTATCAAGGCCACTAGACTACCTCACCTTggaaagacaaaaacaggaatTTGCCAGAGAAAAATTTTTGGGGTTCTCTAAGTACCAGCAGACCTGGGACATTAAAAACTCCTGGCTGAAGACCACTGATCGACGCTACCTCAAGGAGACTGTTGAGAGACAAGTCAAAGCTGCTATTAAACAATACAACCTGAGCATTGATGAGAGGAGGGAAAG GTTGCGTATGATGTTGGAGGCAGAGGAACAGCAGTACCTGAAAGAgatagaagagaagaaggagactACACTGGAAAAACAAGTTAAGATGCGGGAAAGAGCTAGAGCACTGAGGGAGCGAAGGGAGAGTGAAAGACAGCAAATTGTTTCAGACAAACTGGAACAACTGTTCAG AGAACAGTGTGAGGAAATCAGAGCTGTGGAGACCAAACGCAGACAAGAGGAAGTGTTTGCAGAACGTGCTGCTCAGGTACGATTCAATCAggagctgcagcagcagcagcaggaagaaGAGCACCTTTTTGCTGAACTGTTTGAGGCAGACCGGCAGGCCAAGGAGCACAGAGAGAACCAGCGTGttcagaagcagcagcagaaagACATGGAGCAGCTGAGCTACCTGAGGGCTCAGATGGAAAGTGCAAAGGAGCAGAGACAGCAAGCCAAGCAGCTTAAAGAGGAGGAAGCCCAACTCCTG CTTGAGGAGAGAGAGATGCTGCGCCTGCAGAAAGAAGAAATGCAGCAGCAGAAGATCCAGGTTCAGCAGATGAGACGTAGGCAGCTGGATCAGGGTTTCCGGATGAAAATGAAACGCCTTGCCAGAGAacagcaggaggagctggctgtGGACATGAGCATCTTGCAGCAGGTTCTGAAAGAGGAAACTGATGAGAGACAAGAGGCAGCCCAGAGGAAG ATTGAGTTGCGTGATGAGCAGCAAAGGTACCGGCAATACTTGGCCGAAGAGCTGGAGAAGCAGAGGCAACAGGAGGCAGAGAGGGAGCAGCTAATTGAGGAAAATCTGAAAGAAACCTGGGCTAAAAGGGAGAAACAGAACCAAATACACAGAGAGGCCAGGAGGCGGCTGATGAGAGATGTGATTGAAGCACAGAACCTGCAGATCCAGCGGAAAT TGGATCTGAAAATGCAAAAGAAAGACCAGTTATCCAAGGAGAAAGAAGAACTAGACAGAGCAATTGAAGAAATAAAACTCATGaatgaggaagagaaaagacg TCACAAGCAGATTTGCCAGGCCTACCAGGCAGACCTGCGGGCCCAGATGATGCACCAGGAGCAGCTACGTCGAGAGGAGATAGCTCAGGAGGAGAGGGAGTACCAGCATGGTCTGGTCATGCAGGAGCAGTACAACAGGATGAAAGAGAACATCCTTTCCAGACCGAGGTCTCACACCACAGTCAGCCAACCTCAGAGAAGACAAGAGGGCTCAAAGTCTGCTACGACACACCGTCAAAACCTCGGATAG